The Balneola vulgaris DSM 17893 DNA window AGATTAAGTCTTCACGGTTTTTCAAGATGTCTAATAGGTTGTCCATCATCGACAATGCTCTGCTATTGTTAATGAGTTCAATATCATCATTTTGCTCGTATACTTTAAGTACTTCTGTATTAGAATACTCAAACCTTACTGCTCCACTTGATGCACTATTTACTACTCTAATTCTATTAGAATCAATTCCTTCAGCGTTTAGAAGGATGCTAATTGCATTAGCAATTTCTAAGCTTGGTGCTGCGATGGTCAGATCTACATTCTGGTACTCGTTCATTGCAAGTGCAATACGCTTGATTAAGTACTCATGTATTCTGTTCAATGAGCTACCAGTTAGATTCAAGGCAGATGGTACAGCATTGTGTTCAGCAATGTAGATGTAATCCCAGTTGTTAATTCCTCTAATGCTTGGGTTCACCTGAAGATCTTCTACTTGAGTGATGAAGCGAACATTTCTGTTTTCAACACTTAAGTCTAGTTCTACTCTACGGTTCTTAGCCATATCAACACGATCTTTCTCAGGTACAGCGTTTTTACTGTAGCTTAAGCCTTCGAACTGTAGTAAGTCTGCATTCACACCAGCAGCTACTAAGTAAGCACGTACGGCTTTCGCTCTACGCTCAGAAAGCGCAAGGTTGTAAGACTGTGAACTTTTGCTATCAGTATGACCTGTAACTCGGATGAAGTAATCATCGCCACGTTCAATTAAGAACTTAGCCACTTTATCAAGCATTTGAGCTGCAGGCTGGTTGATATACGTACTGTTGTTGTTGAAGTGAATATGCTTCGGCAGAACCGTCATTGGCTCAACTCTTTCGAAGTTCAATTCTTTGCCTTTGAAATCAGCTACAGCTAGTGAAGTCTCAAATGGAGCCGGAGTAAATGGTAAAATATCTACTGGGTTCGTATTCACGATAAGTGGCTCACAAGTATCCTCACACTGTAAGTATAAAGCAGGATCTACAATTGGGCTACGCTTCGCTTTGTTCGGGATAAGCTTGTCGAACATACGCTCATCAAACTTGTAACTGAAGCCAATGTATGCACCGTTTTGCGTGTAGTTGTTAGCTGTTAAATCTTCATCGTCGTATCCGAAGAAGTTATAACCAGCAGCAAGGCGTAAGTTTGTTGCTACTAAGAATCCAGCTTCTACACCAAATCCAAAATCTTTAGTAGTGAAATCGCTGTTCGCTAGTAAACTTGCGTTGATACCAGCATCCCACTTCTCATTAATATCATATAGTGCTCTACCCGAAATTAACTCTAGGAAGCTTTCACTCTTCGACTGGCTATCATTTTCAATAGAGTACTTAGCAGCAACACGGCCCGAGAAGGTCCAATCTGCTGATGGGTGATAATTACCGTGCGAAGAAAGAACATGAGCCGTTCTAAAGAAATCGTCGTCGATAGCTTTATCAATCTCATGCTTGAATTCATATCTGAATAATGCGTCAAATTTATTGGTAGCTGTACTTCTGTAAGCAGCACCTAATTGGAAACGCTCTTGTAATTTGCTTACACCACTTGTTCCATCTTGAGAAGTAACAGAGATGATGTTTCTAGTTAGGAAAGTCCAGTCTTTGCTCAACTGTAAACCGTAACCGATACTATTTAAATAAGTGTCTGTGTTTGAAGTGAAACGAGCTTCAGCACGAGCTGTGGCTTTCCAGTTCGAAGAACGTGTTACGTCGATAGCCGTTGTAATAGCTGTTCCGTCATTTACAGAAGGTCCTTCTAAGGTAAATACTCTTTCGAAGCCAAAGTTAGCGCCAATACCGTTAGCAATCTGAAGCTGGTTTCTTAAACCAATAGCCGCTTGACCACTTCTTCCGTCAAATGCATCGTTAACACGGTACTCACTAAAAATCTGACCGTTTTTCATGTACGTTGCATCAATACCAACTACTGTGTTGTTACGCTGACGGTTGCTACTTAAGGTATTAATACCACCTGCACTTGAAATAAACTCATGGCGAGCGTAAATCTTAGCTAGTTGCTTTAAGCGGTAATCCGCTCCAATCGCGATTAATTTCTTATCTGAGTCGTTTAGATCTTGTTCACCTTCAGCGAATACAGAAGCACCTGATAGGAATGGTAAATCAGCATTCAACTTACCACGAAGGTTCGTGTTGTAATTCGTTGAATCTTGAGATGCCATGTAGTTCTCAGAGTAACGCACGCCAAATTCAGCACTTAAGTTGTTTCCAAACGACTGCTGAGCAGTAAATAAACCACCGAATGTTCTATCGCTAGTAGTGTCGTTACGCGAGTACAAGAACTCTGCATTAACATTAGTCGTGTTCGTTAATTTGTAACGAGTTTTAGTACGAGCTTCCGTTCTACCTTGTCCTAGAGAAGAAGACTGATTACTAAAGTCTTTTTCAGACTTACCTACTTGAGCAAGTACATCTAATTTCTTACCTCGGTGATTTAACTCAACGCGACCTGCAGAACCACTACCGTTGTTATCTGAATTCGTGTTCGAGATCTCTGCAACTACTTTAGTGTCTTTAGAAAGGTTAGCAACCACATTACCTGATACCATAGTAAAGGTATCATCTGGGTTGTTATCACGAACTACACCCGCTCCTACTTTAAGGGCGTTAGTTACTTGACCTTCAACATTTAAGCCACCAATTAGGTAACGATCTTTGTTGTTAGTTACTTCATAAGTAGCACGGATAAACACTGGGTTGAAATCCTGGTCAACAGAAGAAACTGGTGTTCTGAAAGTAATTACTCCAGAGAACGGATCGATAGTATAATCGCGGAATCTAGTTAAGCGATCTACACTTAGAATTACTTCTGGCTGCTCACGATCATAAGTTACTAACTCAATGATCTCAGAATTTTCAACAATGTCTTTGTCCGGTAGATCATAACGTGAGATTCCTTGACCTTGGAACTCTCTGATTTTTCTACTTGAGAATGCACTTGCACCAAAAGCCTGAGCTTTAATCTTACCTTCTTCGAAGTTTGCCTTCAAACCGGTTTGAGCTCTGCTATAATTTCCTAGCTGGACATCTTGGTCTCTCTCTTGGGTGATAAAATCACCATATAGTGCATACGTTTTGTTACGATCTACGCGAACATAGAGTCTACTTGATGACTGTGCATCAAAACCTTTGATAGAAGATTCACCATATACTGGGTAAAATTCATCAGGTCGTATATCTCTGAATAGACGATCTGATTTATCTTTTTCTGAATCATATCCGGCAGTAAGTAGAGTCTTACCGCTCACTTTACCTTTTAAGAAGAAAGCTAAACGAGCATCGCCTGTAAAGTTTTCGATGCTATAAGAAAGCTGCTTTAGTTCTCTTTCAAAACCGTCAGTCTCTTTATCTGAACTGATGTTAACCGCCTCGTTAAAACGAATAGTACCTTCAATAATACCCGCGGCGATAAGTGGACGAAGATCTGGTAGGAACTCAACTTTAGCTTCACCTTCGATAATACCCGAAGTTGCTCTTACGATTGCTGTTTGTGGCTTATCAGTTGATGTTAATTCGAACTGAGCAACACCATTCTCTATACTTGTTTGAGTACCTGGAGTTGAACTATCGTTGTCTTTAACTTTCCACTTACCAAACTCAGTATCTAATGTGATTTGAGTTTTAGAACCCACTCTTAAGTTGTTCTCGTCAAGTAATTCAACTTGAACGAGTGCAGATGATACACCATCAGCAGCTACATCATTTCTTGGTACACGAACATCAATTTTCTTTAGAGTACCTGGTACAAAAATTTCAATACTTTCTTCATTGCGAACATTTCCAAATGGATCCACTTCTTGAAGCTTAAGTTCATTACGTCCTGCTTCAAAATCTAAACTCACATATTCCCAACCTTGAAGATTATTCGTTGGAGAAATACTTGATTGACCAACTCTCTTGTCGTCAACTTTGTCGCCATTAATATATAGCTCAAACTTAGCACCGTTTAATCCCTTCGCCCATACCGTATAAGTATCTGTAAGAAGAGTATCGTTATCGCTAATGTTTAAGAATCCTAAACCTGCTTCCGCATTCACGAGTGCTTCTTCTAATTTCGCTACTTGCGACTGCACTTCTGTTGCTTCTGCTACGGTAGAATCTTCTTTAGTATCCTTCTTAATAGAAGCTGCTTTTACTTCTTTAGGACCGCCAACAGTACCACTCGCATCCTCAAATCTACCTTGAGAGCTACTTAAGTTATTATCGTTAGCAGAGAAGTTGCTTGTAAGAGATCCTGATAGCGATTGACTCGCATTTTCCGAGAATAGCGCTCTACGTGCTTCAATTTCTTCATTAACTGCAGGCTCACATTCACAAATTGCGAAATCAGCTCGGTGCATCTGCCCTTTCTTAACGTCTACAAAACGGCTACTTGGGTCGTTAGCATGGCGGTTATCTAATACTGATAACTTAGAACCATTTGGCAAGCTGTAGTTGTCTACTTTAAGTACATGCTTGTTAGGCTTGATAGCGTAGAATGTATATTTACCTTCGTTATCCGTAACTACATAGTTACCATTTTCGAGATATAAACGAACTCCAGGAACACCTACTTCACCAGCATCTTGAATATCGTTTTCGTTACAGTCTTGGAATACTTTACCAATGATGTAAGCATTGTCGTTAAATAGTCCACCACGTACTTCAACTTTAACTTTAGCAAGGTTACTGCTCTTAACAATTACCTCATCACTTGTTGCAATTGCAGAGTTAATCCCTTCCCCTTTTTCTGATCCAGGACCTACAAATACTCGGTACGTTAATTCTTTAGTAGCACCACTTTCGATATCACCAACATTGAATTTCAAATCTGGACCTTCGCCACCTTCAGGATCAGCTAGTGCGTTACCATCTAATTTTGCAGAACCTAATTGGTATGAGAAACCAAATGGAAGGCTATCATCGATAGACAGATTACGAACGGTGTTAACAGCCTCACTACGAATAGTTACGGTGTAGTTAACGAAGTCCCCGATTTCGGCATCTTTTCGATCCACGGTTTTCTCAGTGAAGAGAACACCTTTACTTAAAGGATCTAATGGGATGTCAAAATCTGTACCTTTGGGGACATTCGATAACTGCCACTCTTTACCATAAGAAGCTAATGTATCCACTTTACGACCTTGTGGTAATAAACTGAAAGGAACTTCAGAAGCAAAAGAGTATCCTTCCGGGGTAATTACTTCAATTCTATATTCGCCAATTTCTAGGTATGGGAATGAAAACTTACCATCAATTCCCGTGGTATAAGTGCTTGGTGCTTCAGTAGTTCCATCTGCTTCATAAACTGTTGCTAAACCGCCAGCATTACCACCGTTGTTAGCACCTGTAATATCATAAATACTTACTTCAGCACCAGTAATAGGAGCGTTAGTTTCACTATCAAATACGATTCCAAATGGATCAACAACAACGGTAGATTGAATACGAGCTCCGCCGCCGCCACCGCCGCCATTATTAATACCATCACACTGAAGCTCAGCTTCAATAACGTCGTCTTCAACAGTCTCAAGAATTCTGTTACCAGGCACTACTTCAAACTGAACACCATTTCTAGTAGGCACATCTTCAGTAATTCTGAAAATACTCGTGTTAGGACCTGTTTCTAAAGCTCTGAACTCTTCGCGATCACCTGTTTCAAATGAGGTTAACCTAACAGTTACTTCTTCAACAAGAGTTCTAAACTGATTACAAGATGCTGCACTTGCTTGAATATGAAGTACAGACCCAATACTAGTAGTACCCGTTCTCTTTTCGAATGAGTCATCGGTGAAGTAGTCAATTTTCGCGCCACCCGCTACGGTAGTAATTACATTGTTAGATGCTGAGCTCGTAGTTACTGAACCGTCAGGATCAACATAACTTACTTCTGCGATGTTCTCGATATCGCCACTTGCACCTGGATTAACTTGTACTTCAAAAGTAGCTGAAAATGTCTCGCCTGCTTCTAATGAATCAAATACAACAGCAATTACTGAAACTTCAGATGGGTTTGTTGGTTCAACTGAACTGAATTCAAACTTACCTGAACCTTCGTAATTATATAGTCGCTGACCTTTATCTGTAGAGATGAAGCGTTCGAAGCTTACATTATTAGGAATTGAATCAAGAAGAATCACTTTATCCATTGAGATACCATCAATAGAAATGGTTCTTGGATAAGCGGTAGCATCGCCAGTGTTTTGACCGTCGATAGTATAAGTGAAGTTATCACCTGATTGAAGATCAGCTCCAGCCGATTGAACTTTATTTAATTCAATTCTAGAACCTGATAAGATGTACACAGAGTCACGACGCTGTAGTGAAACATCAAATTCTCTTGAAATGGCATCGATATTTAAGATTGCTGTCGTTGAATCTTTCTCAATATTGCTGATTTGACCAGAATAAGTAAAATCGAAACGCTCACCCGGCTGTAGAGTAACTACTTGGGATAAGGTATCGGTATTCGCAAATTTAGATTTCTGGCTACTCTCTAGAGTTAAATTTTCAAGAGCATACTCCCCTTCCTCTGAATTGTAAATCTTGATATCGAAGGTAGAAGCAAGATCACCATTATTAACTAAGTAGTGATCAAAAAATACTTTGTCGCCTCTAAATCTTTTGATTGAATTATCAACCTCAAGAGCGAAGCTTGGAACTCCATCAACTACTACATATACCGCATTACTTTGCGTTTGTAGAGTAGTAGCACCACCGTCTTGTGAGAAGGTAGTTACGGCTTGGTTTATAATCTCTGTGCCGTTAGGAGGAGTGTTTTGTGCATGCACCTCACCCATACCGGAAACCAGTAGAAGAACCAATAAAGATATGAGGGAGTTAAATTTCTGCACTTTTGTGTTTTTAAGAGGAGGGCAAGGGGTCAACCTCACCCTCATAAATCTGGGTTAATAGATATTTTTCTATATGGGGTTTTAGCTGTCTATTTTAACAGCAAACTCTATGGTAACCTGCTCGGTAGGATCGAGTTGATCGATGTCTACTTGGATGGTACCCGTACCACCAACAGCAGGTTGAGATGTAACAACTACTGAGTTCACAGTACCAGAGGTAACCGTAGCAGTAGCCGCGCTCAATAGTTTGGTAAACGATGGAGTATCATCAGTTACAGAAACCGTTGTTACCGGCTGTGAACCATCATTTCTAATTGTAATACGGTAGTAAACCGTGTCGCCTGGAAGTACATTGAATGGATTCTTCGTGTACGTTCCGGCAGAACCAGCTACATCTGGAGCTTGGAACTTCTCGATTACAATTAAACCAGCTTGAATCTGAGTAATGTCAGTGTTTGACTTACTAGGCAGGTTGTTCAAATTGTCTAACAATGTGATAGTAGTAGTGTTAGTTTCACCATCATCAAGACCTGCAAGACCTGTTACCTTCACAATGAATTTAACTTGATCGTTGAAGTTCAATGTTCCTACCTGTGCTGGAAGCTTAACTGAATCAGAAGCTGCACCTGTTGTAAGAAGTGAATCGGCACTAGTAATAACACCGTTACCATCTGTATCCCAGTATACCGTCGAAGTCCAACCAGTTGGCTTAGAGTTCGCTAAGTTGATATAAAGGTCAGAGTTAGAACCGTTGTTCTCAGGCACGTTACTAAGAATAGTAAGTGTGTGTAAGTAGTTACGAGAACCACCTGGTGCAATTTGTCCAGATTGGTTACTTGTTAACTGCATGTTCTGCTGAGTGTTAACAGAAACCTTATCATGAATGATATCAAATGCATTCGTAGTAGGCGAAAGTGCTCTAAAGTATAGCTCAACATCACCTGGTGCGTAACCAGCTGGGATAAATACTTCTGCTACAAGTTCCTTACTTGCTCCTGCAGCTAAATCACCTGTTTTAGAAACAACAGAGTTAGCATTGTTAGGATCACGGAACTGAACAGTCCATCCAGTTGGAAGCGTACCTGCTTGGTAACCACCAGTAGTATCGGTAGTAAAAGCTAGGTTGTAGTTATCTTGACCAGCACTTGTATTCTTAACAAATAAGCTGAAAGAAACAGTGTTACCAGGATTAGTAGTAATAGACTTAACTGCATTTGCTTCTGGTCCTTGACCTTCACCTAGTGCGCCAACATCGCCGGAAGCAGCATCGTTAGTAAGGTCTACAGTAGGAGCAACAACGTTAGTTACCTGATCGGTATGAGTTGCACTTGCAGCAGCATTATTAACAGACGTTAAAGTCTTGTCTACAGAGAATGGTCCACCACTTTCACCAGAAGGTAACTGAACCTGTAAGATTACAACTACAGTATCGCCAGCTGCAACAGGTCCTGTATCAGGAATACCATCAGAACCAGTATCTTGGTAAGTACTAGTTGGTTCGTTACTTGCATCAGCCTTGTAAAAGAAGAACTGAGTACCCGCTGGGTAGTTACCTGTGTTGATCGCAATGTTATACGTATCAGTAGTAGTACCAGTATTCTTGAATCGGTTAATAAAGTTTAGAGTAGCACCTTGCTCTGCAGTAGTGATCTCAACTAATTGAGCATCTACTAACGCAATGTCGTAGTTCTCATTTACTGTAACAGCCTGACCATTAATAGTGTTACCTGCAGGAAGGTCATCATGCTTGTAAGAAACTTGGTTAATAATGGTATTACCATGCTGGTCATTATTAACAGTTACTTTGAACGTTAAGTTACCAGAAGAACCGTTAGCAACAGATCCGATTACAGCGATTAAAGAATCCTGTGCACCTGCTGTGCTTCTTCTAAATGTGATACCCGCTGGATCGCCAGCAGCAGCATCTGTTAACGCACCACCACCACTCCAAGAAGCAGAGTTAGGAACGTAAGTCATACCAACTGGGATAACGTCTACTAATTCAACGTTAGTTGCAGCAGCATTACCGTTCTCAGCATATGCAATTGTGTATGTTAATGTATCACCAACATCCGCCAACGTTTGGCTTACCTGTTTGTTAACATCAAGTACTGCATCTTCATCAACAACAACTTTGTTAGTTGCAGTATCAGATTCAGTATTATCAAATACACTTGTTGCTGTAACAGTGATATCTTCGAACTGAGAATCTAGCGCAGAAGCTGGAACATCAGCTACAATAACAATACCGTAAGTATTATTAGTGAAGGCATCAATGTTTGGGGTTTGTGTAATTTCTGTAAAGTTATCCGCTACACCATCACCGTTAGCATCAGCATATATCTTGATGTTAGTGAAGTTGAAAGAACCTGCGTTGGCATCTATAGCAGTAAGGTCGAATTGATCAGTACCGTTACCAGTGTTGGTAATAGTATGACTAAACGTTACCTGACCACCTTGAGAAACCTGCTTGGTTACTCCAGCAGAAAGCGTTACACCGGCTACCTGTTGTACTGTTGTAACAACGGTATTCGACGTAACAGACTGGGAATTATTCCCATTGTCAACGTACGTAGCTGTTGCCTGGTTACCAATGGAAGAATTTGCTGGTGGTACCTGTGCAAATACATCAACTGATGTACCTACTAGCACTACAGCAAAAACCATAAGCATACCTACAAGAGCTTGTACCCTGCTTCGTAGTTTATGTGTGTTTGTTGTCATTGTTCTATCCTATGATTATGGTTCAATTTTTTATGAACACTTTTATTGATTTAAATTGATCGGGGTTAACTCCTAACCCTAACTCTTGCGGTGAGAGTTATACTTTCTCCTGCCGCTAGAGCAGGCACCAACCATTGGATCCGACGATATTCTTCAGCCGGTATGGTTTCCGTTGTAGTCGAACCGTCTGGTTGTTGAACCTGACGAGTTAGTGGAGGCCTAGAAAAGTCGTTAGCCGTTGGGCTTACGCTGGCACCACTTAATTCCGGAGAGGCAGTTTCACCTAAGTAAAACATCTGCAATGGAATTGGTAACACTGGCTGGAGTTGTGATATATCTCCACCAGTTGCATTTGTATAAGTAAGTCGATATTCGATTAAATCCCCCGGAGTCACTTCAGTCACTTCCGTTGCAACCTCGTTTCCATCAGCCGCAGTGGTAATCTTATAAGCCTTCAAAACTGAAGTAAGACCATTCTCACTTTGCTGAGCAGTTGCATTAACTGTTAAACCCAGAAGAAAAAGGAATATGAAAAAGTATTTGGTTTTCATATGAATTTGCATTTTGTGTTACTTGCGCAATCAATTCAGCACTAAGGTAGCCACTTCTATAAGTAAGTACCGTTAACATGCTTTAATTAAGAAAGGTTAATTATCTAATTTTAGGTTAGAACTCTCTAATGATAAATACGCATTTGAAGGGCTTCTGGATTGGTTTTTTAGAATATTTTAATGTTTACACACTAATTACAAAACCAACCTAATTATACGTTTCATTGAACTTAAAATTATATTTAAATTTATACCATTAAATATAATTTATATTTCTTATTCTGAGCCAAAACACAGTCTATTCAACAGTTAGCTATGGTTTCTAAAGAAGTACTAAAGAAGATTCGCAAACTTGAGATTCAAACGAAGGGCATTGTAAACACCCTGTTTGGTGGGGAATATCAATCCGCTTTTAAAGGAAGAGGAATGGAGTTCTCGGAAGTTCGAGCCTATAATTACGGAGATGACATCCGACAAATAGATTGGAATGTTACAGCACGAACGGGCGATCCATATATTAAGATTTTTGAAGAAGAACGCGAGCAAACCTTAATGCTGTGTGTAGATATCTCTCCAAGTGGCACCTTTGGCTCTTTAAATCAAACCAAAATGGACCTGGCAATTGAGATCTGTGCAGTACTTGCATTCAGTGCTATTAAGAATAGTGACAAAGTAGGACTTGTATTATTTAGCGATCATATAGAAAAAGTAGTCCCACCCAAAAAAGGACGAACCCATGTACTACGTCTCATTCGTGAATTATACACCACTAAGCCCACGGGTACAGGCACTGATATCGCGGATGCCCTTTCTTATGTTAATCGTTTATTAGATCGAAGAGCTATTGTTGTACTGGCTTCCGATTTCCAAGATAAAGACTTCGAGAAGCAGCTTAGAATTACCAACCAGAAACACGACTTGGTAAGTATCATCGTAAATGATGAGCACGAGGAAGAACTTCCTGATGTAGGCCTATTACCATTTACGGATGCAGAAAGTGGCAAAGAGATTTTGATAGATACCTCAAATAAGGCAGTACGAAAGGCTTTTAAAACTAGAAGGGCTAAACAGAAGCACGAATTACAAGACAAGTTACTTCGTATGAAGATCGACTCTGTAGAAGTACAAACTAATCGATCGTACGTTCGCCCACTAATGAACTTCTTCCTGAGAAGGGTAAATAGATACTAATTGAATTCTATCCTACCCTTCTTAATTCAACTTTGTACTTATTGAACTTCGGCAAGTATTGGTGGCTCGGTAAGTGCTTCGAGTTCTTTTTGAAGATCGGCGATTGAATTCTTGTAGGTGTCCATCTCTTCTGCACTAATTCCTTTTGATGGAGGCAGCTTAAGTTTGGTTGGGTTAACTGGACTTCCATGCTTATAAACACGGTAATCTAAATGCACCCCGGTTACACGCCCTGTTCTTCCTACATATCCAATTACTTGACCTTGACGAACTCGAGTTCCAGGCTTAATTCCTTTAGCAAAGCCATTCAAGTGTAAGTAAGCTGTGGTATAAGTACTGTTGTGACGAATCTTAACAATGTTACCATTCGCTCCACGATATCGAGCTTCTATAATCTCACCATCACCAACTGAAATTACTGGAGTTCCTTTTGGTGCAGCATAATCTACCCCGTAGTGTGGCATTCTCTTCTTTAATACTGGGTGAAAACGATTGTAAGAGAAATTAGAACTTATTCGTTGTGAATATTTGAACGGTGCTTTCAATAACGCTTTCTGCAGGCTATTGCCTTCGCTATCAAAGTATCCAAATATTTCACCGTTATCATAGAAATAGGCATCATACGTTTGTCCACGGTGTTCGAACTCAGCGGCAAGTATTTGGCCGATGCCATAGCGCTTATCGCCTACAAACTGCTTTTCGTATACCACTTTAAATTTGTCACCTTTATATATGCGGAAGAAATCAATTTCCCATCCAAAGATTTCACTCAGGCGATTAGCTACGAGCATATTCACGCCTTGGCTCACAAGGGTCTCATATAAAGAGGACTCAATAGTACCCGAAGCAACGGCTACTTCTTTGCGAACTTCTTTTTGCCCTAAGCTCACTTCAATATCTTTTTCCCAATCAAATACTACATAGTCTGTGGCTGACTGATGAAATACCATCCTTTTAGGAGTGCCCGTATCTGCATCGTGGTAAGTAAGGTATTTTTGATTCTGACGAATTCGACTAGAATTAAACTTCCCTTTCGACTTCTGTTGAAGCTCATAAATGGTTTCGGGAGTTACATCAAGTGACCTTAAAATGATGTACAAGCTTTCGTTGCGCTTTACGCGCGCTTCTTTAACTAATATGTTATCTATCTCAAACCCATAAGAATCTACACCGGGTAGCTCTTTTATTTCTTCAAAGTTACTTTCTGTAACGGTAGGTTTTTTAGTGATATCAGGTTCACCAAAATTACAAGATGCTAAAAATGTAAAGGCAGCTAATGCTACAAGTAGAGTTTTATCCCAATTCATATGTATTCTTTTGCAGATGATTTTGATAAACTAAGGCTAAAAATGATTTTTTCATAAAAGGAATGAGATGTAAATTTGATTAAACAAAGTGTTAAAAGAAATTATCTTTGTGGCTATTAACCTATATTGAAAATTGACATCGCAGAAAATTCAAACACATTCATGATCGATATTGATCGGCTATTAACAATTCGTCTTCAAATTTGTTGCCTAGTATTTTTATTATTCTCAGGAGTAGTACAAGCTCAAACTGTTACGGTTACTTCACCTACCGATTCTCTTGAAGTAGGTGAGACTTTTGAATTCGCTATTTCTTACAAAAGTACTACCACTTACGATAAAGTTATTTTTCCTGACTCTACCCTATTTGGTGCCGATTTAGGATTTCGATCCATGCAACAATTCAAACTATCTGATTATGCAGATAGTACGGTATATGAACTTCAGTTTTTTGCCCTCGACGAAGCCACCATTGCTCCCCTGCCTCTTAGAGTGATAAGTGCCGGCGATACCACTTTATTATTTACGGAAGCCGTAGTTTTAAACCAACGAAGTGTTTTGGCTAGTGCTGAAGATCCATTAAAGCCATCCAAGCCAATTTTTGAATTCCCGATCACCCTATGGCCATGGATATTGGGTTTACTTTTACTCGCCGCTATCGCTTACTTCCTCTATCAAAAATATGTAGTGAATAAAGAAGAAGAACCTGTTCAAGAAGTTATTATCCCTGAATTCCAGAATCCGTTGAATGAACTGGAACAACGACTCAGAGCACTCAAAACCAAGCACGACGATTCCATTGAGAAAGACTACAAGACTTTTTACAGCGAATTGGGTGATGCATTAAGATGGTACATAGAGGAAGTGTACAAGATTCCTGCACTGGAAAGCACTTCACGAGAAGTCATAAGATTTATGGATGCTTTTGGAATGGATATAGAAATGCTAAAGCACACTCGTGAGATATTGAAGGAAGCGGATATGGCAAAGTTTGCCAAGTTCAAACCCACCTACGAGCAATCGCTAAAAGCTTATCATTTTGGGCATTCATTTTTAGAACGTGCCCGTCAAGTTGATTTAACTCGTATTCAACGACTTCGCGACGAATTTGAAGCTCAATTCCAAACTATTCAAACTGAGGAGGCCGACCATGGAATGGGCTAATCCTGAATGGTTTTACGCACTTTTGTTACTTCCTATATTTATAGGAGTCTATTTATTTCGATTCTTTAAGAAACGTAGTCCATCGCTTACGTTTTCAAACCTAGAGCTTGCCAAAAGCTTACC harbors:
- a CDS encoding beta strand repeat-containing protein, translating into MTTNTHKLRSRVQALVGMLMVFAVVLVGTSVDVFAQVPPANSSIGNQATATYVDNGNNSQSVTSNTVVTTVQQVAGVTLSAGVTKQVSQGGQVTFSHTITNTGNGTDQFDLTAIDANAGSFNFTNIKIYADANGDGVADNFTEITQTPNIDAFTNNTYGIVIVADVPASALDSQFEDITVTATSVFDNTESDTATNKVVVDEDAVLDVNKQVSQTLADVGDTLTYTIAYAENGNAAATNVELVDVIPVGMTYVPNSASWSGGGALTDAAAGDPAGITFRRSTAGAQDSLIAVIGSVANGSSGNLTFKVTVNNDQHGNTIINQVSYKHDDLPAGNTINGQAVTVNENYDIALVDAQLVEITTAEQGATLNFINRFKNTGTTTDTYNIAINTGNYPAGTQFFFYKADASNEPTSTYQDTGSDGIPDTGPVAAGDTVVVILQVQLPSGESGGPFSVDKTLTSVNNAAASATHTDQVTNVVAPTVDLTNDAASGDVGALGEGQGPEANAVKSITTNPGNTVSFSLFVKNTSAGQDNYNLAFTTDTTGGYQAGTLPTGWTVQFRDPNNANSVVSKTGDLAAGASKELVAEVFIPAGYAPGDVELYFRALSPTTNAFDIIHDKVSVNTQQNMQLTSNQSGQIAPGGSRNYLHTLTILSNVPENNGSNSDLYINLANSKPTGWTSTVYWDTDGNGVITSADSLLTTGAASDSVKLPAQVGTLNFNDQVKFIVKVTGLAGLDDGETNTTTITLLDNLNNLPSKSNTDITQIQAGLIVIEKFQAPDVAGSAGTYTKNPFNVLPGDTVYYRITIRNDGSQPVTTVSVTDDTPSFTKLLSAATATVTSGTVNSVVVTSQPAVGGTGTIQVDIDQLDPTEQVTIEFAVKIDS
- a CDS encoding DUF58 domain-containing protein — its product is MVSKEVLKKIRKLEIQTKGIVNTLFGGEYQSAFKGRGMEFSEVRAYNYGDDIRQIDWNVTARTGDPYIKIFEEEREQTLMLCVDISPSGTFGSLNQTKMDLAIEICAVLAFSAIKNSDKVGLVLFSDHIEKVVPPKKGRTHVLRLIRELYTTKPTGTGTDIADALSYVNRLLDRRAIVVLASDFQDKDFEKQLRITNQKHDLVSIIVNDEHEEELPDVGLLPFTDAESGKEILIDTSNKAVRKAFKTRRAKQKHELQDKLLRMKIDSVEVQTNRSYVRPLMNFFLRRVNRY
- a CDS encoding peptidoglycan DD-metalloendopeptidase family protein, with translation MNWDKTLLVALAAFTFLASCNFGEPDITKKPTVTESNFEEIKELPGVDSYGFEIDNILVKEARVKRNESLYIILRSLDVTPETIYELQQKSKGKFNSSRIRQNQKYLTYHDADTGTPKRMVFHQSATDYVVFDWEKDIEVSLGQKEVRKEVAVASGTIESSLYETLVSQGVNMLVANRLSEIFGWEIDFFRIYKGDKFKVVYEKQFVGDKRYGIGQILAAEFEHRGQTYDAYFYDNGEIFGYFDSEGNSLQKALLKAPFKYSQRISSNFSYNRFHPVLKKRMPHYGVDYAAPKGTPVISVGDGEIIEARYRGANGNIVKIRHNSTYTTAYLHLNGFAKGIKPGTRVRQGQVIGYVGRTGRVTGVHLDYRVYKHGSPVNPTKLKLPPSKGISAEEMDTYKNSIADLQKELEALTEPPILAEVQ